One segment of Prionailurus bengalensis isolate Pbe53 chromosome X, Fcat_Pben_1.1_paternal_pri, whole genome shotgun sequence DNA contains the following:
- the ZNF81 gene encoding zinc finger protein 81 isoform X2, which produces MPANQSSPGPSLALAVGRCDNPCEGSVSFEDVTVDFSREEWQQLDSTQRRLYQDVMLENYSHLLSLGYEVPKPEVIFKLEQGEEPWILERKTPHQSCSDGRLGIKTPQRRISGKASFHSEMEGEDTTDDSLYSILEELWQDSEQIKRYQEKQSKPLSHAVFINKKILNTEWDFEYKDSGKLVPSSPNRIPSQKRPHKRDSFGKSFKQNLDLHTPSKNIATKNFDKNIGRGQVFTQSSSYTSHANTPTGGQFCESNQCGKVLSLKQAFSHNLKFPAGEKTNVCTEFGKIFTQKSHLFAPQRIHTMEKPRELGKCVNVFTQKPLLSIYLRVHRDEKLYICPDCGKAFIHNSELIMHKKTHTREKPYKCSECGKSFFQVSSLLRHQTTHTGEKLYECSECGKGFSLNSALNVHQKIHTGERHHKCSECGKAFTQKSTLRMHQRIHTGERSYICTECGQAFIQKAHLIAHQRIHTGEKPYECSDCGKSFPSKSQLQMHKRIHTGEKPYICTECGKAFTNRSNLNTHQKSHTGEKSYICAECGKAFTDRSNFNKHQTIHTGEKPYVCADCGRAFIQKSELITHQRIHTTEKPYKCPECEKSFSKKPHLKVHQRIHTGEKPYMCAECGKAFTDRSNFNKHQTIHTGEKPYKCSDCGKGFTQKSVLSMHRNIHT; this is translated from the exons GGCTCCGTATCGTTCGAGGATGTGACTGTGGACTTCAGCAGGGAGGAGTGGCAGCAGTTGGACTCTACACAGAGACGCCTGTACCAGGATGTGATGCTGGAAAACTACAGCCACCTGCTCTCATTGG GGTATGAAGTTCCCAAACCAGAAGTCATCTTCAAGTTGGAGCAAGGAGAGGAGCCATGGATTTTGGAGAGAAAAACCCCACATCAGAGCTGTTCGG atGGGAGGCTTGGGATTAAGACCCCACAAAGAAGAATTTCTGGAAAAGCTTCATTTCATAGTGAAATGGAGGGTGAAGATACAACAGATGATTCATTGTATTCCATTTTAGAAGAACTGTGGCAGGATTCTGAACAGATTAAAAGATATCAGGAAAAACAGAGCAAACCTCTGAGTCATGCTGTTTtcatcaataagaaaatattgaataCAGAGTGGGACTTTGAATATAAAGACAGTGGAAAACTTGTGCCTTCAAGCCCAAATCGTATTCCTTCACAGAAAAGACCCCATAAACGTGACTCATTTGGAAAGAGTTTTAAGCAGAATTTAGACTTACATACTCCTAGTAAAAACATTGCAACAaagaattttgataaaaatattggACGTGGTCAAGTTTTCACTCAGAGCTCTTCTTATACTAGCCATGCAAATACTCCTACAGGAGGGCAATTCTGTGAAAGTAATCAGTGTGGAAAAGTCCTCAGCCTTAAACAAGCATTCAGTCACAATCTGAAATTTCCTGCTGGGGAGAAAACAAATGTGTGTACTGAGTTTGGGAAGATCTTCACCCAGAAGTCACACCTCTTTGCACCCCAGAGAATCCATACTATGGAAAAACCTCGCGAACTTGGCAAATGTGTAAATGTTTTTACACAGAAGCCACTACTCAGTATATATCTGAGAGTTCATAGAGACGAAAAATTGTACATATGTCCTGACTGTGGGAAGGCATTCATCCATAATTCAGAATTAATTATGCATAAGAAAACTCATACTAGAGAAAAACCCTATAAATGCAGTGAATGTGGAAAATCATTTTTCCAGGTGTCATCTCTACTTAGGCATCAGACCACTCATACTGGAGAAAAACTCTAtgaatgcagtgaatgtgggaaaggcTTCTCCCTGAACTCAGCCCTCAATGTGCATCAGAAAATTCATACTGGGGAGAGACACCACAAATGTAgtgagtgtgggaaagcctttaccCAAAAATCAACACTCAGGAtgcatcagagaattcacacaggaGAGAGATCTTATATATGTACTGAATGTGGGCAGGCCTTCATCCAGAAAGCACACTTGATTGCCCATcaaagaattcatactggagagaagccTTATGAATGCAGTGACTGTGGGAAGTCTTTCCCTTCTAAGTCACAACTCCAGATGCATAAGCgaattcacacaggagagaaaccctatatATGCActgaatgtgggaaggcctttaccAACAGATCAAATCTCAATACTCACCAGAAATCTCATACTGGAGAGAAGTCTTACATATGTGCTGAATGTGGAAAGGCCTTCACTGACCGGTCAAATTTCAATAAACACCAGAccattcatactggagagaaaccctatgttTGTGCTGACTGTGGCAGGGCCTTCATCCAGAAGTCAGAGTTAATTacacatcagagaattcatactacAGAGAAGCCTTATAAATGTCCTGAATGTGAAAAATCCTTCTCCAAGAAACCACATCTCAAAGTACATCAGCgaattcacacaggagagaaaccttacatGTGTGCcgaatgtgggaaggccttcacTGACCGGTCAAATTTCAATAAGCACCAGacaattcatactggagagaaaccctataaatgCAGTGACTGTGGAAAGGGCTTCACTCAGAAATCAGTTCTGAGTATGCATCGCAATATTCATACATGA